Proteins co-encoded in one Vibrio fortis genomic window:
- a CDS encoding nucleotidyltransferase domain-containing protein: protein MQLPVIDPKVPFQPEFQPVVNDLITFLKSGLGSNLHSIYIYGSVAKKTATPGKSNLDVVVVTHRSFSDQRTTLLNTIKWRFQKSFPQVTQVSIKTALVSEIVDFENIFTWGFMLKHLAVCVHGEDLSDCYGDFETSWEIAKHWNMDVENWLAVYRNKIARAATLEEQIAAQVIITKKLLRASYSLIMYRDKYWYDDPLECGQQFLKYHPDREVEIQRLGILLAGRPVPKRSVIGILDGFGEWLVKQYQKTEFRIG, encoded by the coding sequence ATGCAGTTACCTGTTATTGACCCGAAAGTGCCTTTCCAACCTGAGTTTCAACCTGTGGTAAACGACCTGATTACTTTTTTAAAAAGTGGTTTAGGTTCGAATCTTCACAGTATCTACATCTATGGGAGTGTGGCAAAGAAAACGGCAACGCCAGGGAAATCCAATCTTGATGTTGTTGTCGTTACACACCGTTCGTTTTCTGATCAAAGAACGACACTGCTTAACACCATTAAGTGGCGCTTCCAAAAAAGTTTTCCTCAGGTAACTCAAGTCTCTATCAAGACGGCTCTAGTCAGTGAAATTGTCGATTTCGAGAACATCTTCACTTGGGGTTTTATGCTTAAACACCTCGCTGTTTGTGTGCATGGTGAGGACCTGTCTGACTGTTATGGTGATTTTGAAACCAGCTGGGAGATCGCTAAACACTGGAATATGGATGTTGAAAACTGGCTAGCGGTCTATCGCAATAAGATTGCCAGAGCTGCGACGCTTGAAGAACAGATTGCCGCACAAGTCATCATCACTAAAAAGCTACTCAGAGCCAGTTACTCGCTGATCATGTACCGAGATAAATATTGGTATGACGATCCACTAGAGTGTGGTCAACAGTTTTTGAAATACCACCCAGACAGAGAAGTAGAAATTCAGCGTTTGGGGATCTTGCTTGCAGGCAGACCTGTACCGAAACGCTCCGTGATTGGCATATTAGACGGCTTTGGCGAATGGTTGGTTAAACAGTACCAAAAAACTGAATTTAGAATCGGCTAG
- the pgsA gene encoding CDP-diacylglycerol--glycerol-3-phosphate 3-phosphatidyltransferase, with protein MRLNIPNILSLLRLFLIPVFVIVFYLPYQWAPFAAAMVFWVAGFTDWLDGMLARKLGQTSRFGAFIDPVADKVLVATALILITEHYHSIWVTIPAVTMIAREIIISALREWMAEIGKRASVAVSWVGKVKTVSQMFALWVLIWRYDDWMIWVGYAALYIATILTYWSMAQYLMAAKDDLLDEQYH; from the coding sequence ATGCGTTTGAATATACCCAACATTTTGTCCCTACTGAGACTTTTCTTAATCCCAGTATTCGTTATCGTTTTCTACCTACCTTATCAATGGGCTCCTTTTGCAGCTGCGATGGTTTTTTGGGTGGCCGGATTTACTGACTGGCTCGATGGTATGCTAGCGCGTAAGCTAGGCCAAACTTCCCGTTTTGGTGCCTTTATCGACCCTGTTGCAGATAAAGTTCTGGTGGCGACGGCACTGATTTTGATTACTGAACACTATCATTCAATCTGGGTGACAATTCCTGCTGTCACTATGATTGCTCGCGAAATTATCATTTCAGCACTTCGAGAGTGGATGGCTGAAATTGGCAAGCGCGCAAGTGTCGCCGTTTCTTGGGTCGGCAAGGTAAAGACCGTTTCTCAAATGTTTGCTTTGTGGGTACTCATTTGGCGTTACGATGACTGGATGATTTGGGTTGGTTACGCTGCGCTTTATATCGCAACCATTCTGACATACTGGTCAATGGCTCAATACTTAATGGCTGCCAAAGATGATTTGTTGGATGAACAATATCATTAA
- a CDS encoding DNA polymerase II, with protein sequence MDIQQGFVLTRQARDFSGQTQIDIWVSTPNGPTLLTVKGERPIFFIEQSNIEICRALAKEAGIECEIKALELTNFSHTPLAGCYTQLVRESNALNQAFNQESITTFEADIRLADRFLMERFIKGSIEFTGNVTSRAQHQRVTNTKCRAGDYLPTLSVVSLDIECSEKGILYSIGLDSPMDSRVIMVGPEQEADTAIQWVKDEAALLEAMIDWFKRYDPDVIIGWNVIDFDFRLLHKRAEWNKIKLNIGRDNQPSFFRSSAQSQQGFITIPGRVVLDGIDMLKTATYHFRSWSLESVSQELLGEGKDIHNVHDRMDEINRMFKFDKPSLAKYNLQDCVLVNRIFEQTHLIEFAIERSRLTGVELDRVGGSVAAFTNLYLPQIHRAGYIAPNLQPENWIASPGGYVMDSIPNLYDSVLVLDFKSLYPSIIRSFLIDPMGLIEGLKQDIGREEHQAVEGFRGGQFHRSKHFLPEMIETLWAARDVAKKNNEKAFSQAIKIIMNSFYGVLGSSGCRFFDTRLASSITMRGHEIMKQTKVLIEDKGYQVIYGDTDSTFVSLNGSYSQEDADEIGQSLVAYINEWWTQHLKDKYNLTSILELEYETHYRKFLMPTIRGSETGSKKRYAGLIGEVGNEKIVFKGLESARTDWTPLAQRFQQTLYEMVFHDQDPTDYVRRFVDETAAGEHDDLLVYQKRLRRKLHEYQKNIPPQVRAARMADEINDKLGRPLQYQNKGRIEYLITLNGPEPKEYLKSGIDYQHYIDKQLKPVAEAILPFIGLDFEQVSGQQLGLF encoded by the coding sequence TTGGATATTCAGCAAGGCTTTGTGCTGACAAGACAAGCAAGGGACTTCTCAGGTCAGACTCAAATTGATATTTGGGTCAGCACCCCGAATGGACCCACCCTACTCACCGTAAAAGGTGAACGCCCAATTTTCTTCATCGAGCAGTCTAATATCGAGATTTGCCGCGCGCTCGCGAAAGAAGCCGGGATTGAGTGCGAGATAAAAGCTTTGGAGCTCACTAACTTCTCGCACACACCACTCGCAGGTTGCTACACTCAACTAGTCCGTGAAAGCAACGCATTAAACCAAGCCTTCAATCAAGAATCAATCACTACGTTCGAAGCCGATATTCGTCTTGCCGATCGCTTCTTAATGGAAAGGTTCATCAAAGGCAGCATCGAATTTACTGGAAACGTCACTTCTCGAGCTCAGCATCAGCGTGTTACTAACACCAAATGTAGAGCGGGTGACTACTTACCTACCCTTTCCGTCGTCTCACTCGATATAGAGTGTTCAGAGAAGGGAATTCTCTACTCTATCGGCCTCGACAGCCCAATGGACAGTCGCGTCATTATGGTCGGCCCAGAGCAAGAAGCCGATACGGCTATTCAATGGGTAAAGGATGAAGCCGCCCTATTAGAAGCGATGATTGATTGGTTTAAACGCTACGACCCAGATGTCATTATCGGTTGGAACGTGATCGATTTTGACTTTCGTTTGCTTCATAAGCGGGCTGAATGGAACAAAATCAAGCTCAATATCGGCCGTGACAATCAACCGAGTTTTTTCCGCAGTTCAGCTCAAAGTCAGCAAGGTTTTATCACTATCCCTGGGCGTGTGGTTTTGGACGGCATCGATATGCTCAAAACCGCAACCTATCACTTTAGATCTTGGTCTCTAGAATCCGTTTCCCAAGAGCTACTTGGTGAAGGTAAAGACATCCACAACGTTCACGACCGCATGGATGAGATAAATCGAATGTTTAAGTTCGATAAGCCCTCTCTGGCCAAATATAACCTTCAAGATTGTGTTTTGGTTAATCGCATATTTGAGCAAACCCACTTAATAGAGTTTGCTATCGAACGTTCTCGCCTAACCGGTGTTGAGCTTGATCGTGTTGGTGGATCAGTGGCAGCCTTTACTAATCTATATTTGCCTCAAATTCATAGAGCTGGTTACATCGCGCCCAATCTACAGCCAGAAAACTGGATTGCCAGCCCTGGTGGATATGTGATGGACTCCATCCCGAATCTCTATGATTCAGTATTGGTTCTCGACTTCAAGAGCCTTTACCCCTCTATTATCCGCTCTTTCCTAATTGACCCGATGGGTTTAATCGAAGGGTTAAAACAAGACATCGGTCGCGAAGAGCATCAGGCTGTTGAAGGTTTTCGCGGTGGTCAGTTCCATCGTAGTAAACACTTTCTACCTGAGATGATCGAGACCTTATGGGCAGCACGTGATGTCGCTAAAAAGAACAATGAGAAAGCTTTCTCCCAAGCCATCAAGATCATCATGAACTCGTTCTATGGGGTTTTAGGCTCGTCCGGTTGCCGCTTCTTCGATACGCGTTTGGCCTCTTCGATTACCATGCGTGGGCACGAGATCATGAAACAGACCAAAGTTCTCATCGAGGATAAGGGCTATCAAGTTATCTATGGGGATACTGACTCTACCTTCGTATCTCTAAATGGCAGCTACAGCCAAGAAGATGCGGATGAGATAGGCCAATCACTGGTGGCTTACATTAACGAATGGTGGACCCAGCATCTCAAAGACAAATACAACCTAACTTCTATACTCGAACTGGAGTACGAGACTCACTATCGCAAGTTCTTGATGCCGACCATTCGCGGTTCAGAAACAGGCTCAAAGAAACGTTATGCAGGACTGATTGGTGAAGTGGGTAACGAAAAAATCGTATTCAAGGGGCTCGAAAGTGCCCGCACCGACTGGACTCCACTAGCGCAGCGTTTTCAGCAGACTTTGTATGAGATGGTTTTCCATGACCAAGACCCAACCGACTATGTTCGTCGTTTTGTTGATGAAACGGCTGCTGGAGAACACGACGACCTACTAGTTTATCAAAAACGCTTGCGACGTAAGCTCCACGAATATCAAAAGAACATTCCGCCTCAAGTAAGAGCGGCACGCATGGCGGATGAGATAAACGATAAATTAGGCCGCCCTCTTCAATATCAAAACAAAGGGCGAATTGAATATTTGATCACCCTGAACGGCCCTGAACCGAAAGAGTATTTGAAAAGCGGAATCGACTATCAACATTACATTGATAAGCAGCTAAAACCCGTCGCAGAAGCCATATTGCCGTTTATCGGACTCGATTTTGAGCAAGTCAGCGGTCAACAGCTAGGGTTATTCTAA
- the uvrY gene encoding UvrY/SirA/GacA family response regulator transcription factor, which yields MINVFLVDDHELVRTGIRRIIEDVRGMNVAGEAESGEEAAKWCRTNNTDVILMDMNMPGIGGLEATKKILRFNPDIKIIVLTVHTENPFPTKVMQAGAAGYLTKGAGPDEMVNAIRVVNSGQRYISPEIAQQMALSQFSPASENPFADLSERELQIMMMITKGQKVTDISEQLNLSPKTVNSYRYRLFSKLDISGDVELTHLAIRHGMLDTETL from the coding sequence TTGATAAATGTTTTCCTTGTAGATGATCACGAGCTGGTTCGCACAGGGATACGACGTATTATTGAAGACGTCCGTGGAATGAACGTAGCAGGGGAAGCTGAAAGCGGTGAAGAAGCTGCAAAATGGTGTCGTACTAACAATACAGACGTCATTTTGATGGATATGAATATGCCTGGTATTGGTGGCTTAGAAGCAACCAAGAAGATTTTGCGCTTTAACCCAGACATTAAAATCATCGTTTTAACTGTTCATACGGAAAATCCGTTTCCAACTAAAGTGATGCAAGCTGGGGCTGCTGGTTACCTTACTAAAGGAGCAGGTCCGGACGAAATGGTTAATGCAATTCGCGTGGTAAACAGCGGTCAGCGTTACATTTCACCAGAAATTGCGCAGCAGATGGCCCTAAGCCAATTCTCGCCTGCCTCTGAAAACCCATTCGCTGATCTCTCTGAGCGTGAACTTCAAATTATGATGATGATCACCAAAGGTCAGAAAGTAACGGACATTTCAGAACAACTTAATCTAAGCCCTAAGACAGTGAATAGCTACCGCTACCGACTGTTCAGTAAGTTAGACATCAGCGGTGATGTGGAGCTTACTCACTTAGCGATTAGACACGGAATGCTAGACACCGAGACCCTCTAG
- the uvrC gene encoding excinuclease ABC subunit UvrC, with protein MTSSFDSVSFLKTVTEQPGVYRMYNAEAVVIYVGKAKNLKKRLTSYFRKKVDSEKTRALVSNIAKIDVTVTHTETEALILEHNYIKQYLPKYNVLLRDDKSYPYIFISDHKHPRLSMHRGAKKKKGEYFGPYPDSGAVRETLHLLQKIFPARQCEDTVYANRTRPCLMYQIGRCAAPCVSSIISDEEYAELIGYVRLFLQGKDNQVLETLVQKMEQASQQLKFEQAATFRDQIQAIRRVQEQQYVSDDSMEDMDVLGFAQENGVACIHILMIRQGKVLGSRSHFPKIPNNTVREEVFSSFLSQYYLAHNEARTIPTRLILNADLMEDVTPIQQALCEVAGRKIHFNTNPSGTRGRYLKLSNTNALTAITTKINHKMTINQRFKELQDVLSMDVIKRMECFDISHTMGESTIASCVVFNQEGPVKQEYRRYNITGITGGDDYAAMGQALERRYSKQLDVDKIPDIIFIDGGKGQLNRAHEIISQYWGDWPVRPRMMGIAKGVTRKPGLETLITLEGEEFNLPTDAPALHLIQHIRDESHSHAIAGHRAKRGKTRRTSALEGIEGVGPKRRQALLKYMGGLQELKRASVEEIAKVPGISHSLAENIYQALKQ; from the coding sequence GTGACATCCTCATTTGACTCAGTCTCATTCCTAAAGACCGTAACAGAGCAGCCTGGCGTTTATCGTATGTATAACGCCGAGGCTGTTGTTATTTATGTCGGCAAAGCAAAAAACCTCAAGAAGCGCCTTACTAGCTACTTTCGTAAAAAAGTAGATAGCGAGAAAACGCGCGCCTTGGTCAGCAACATTGCCAAGATAGACGTAACGGTCACACATACCGAGACAGAAGCCCTAATCCTCGAGCACAACTACATTAAGCAGTACTTACCTAAGTACAACGTTTTGCTGCGCGATGATAAATCTTACCCTTATATCTTCATCAGCGATCATAAGCACCCAAGACTCTCAATGCACCGTGGTGCAAAGAAGAAAAAGGGTGAGTATTTCGGACCTTATCCTGATTCTGGGGCCGTGCGAGAAACCTTGCACTTACTGCAAAAGATATTCCCAGCTCGACAGTGTGAAGATACCGTCTATGCCAATCGTACTCGTCCTTGTCTGATGTATCAGATTGGCCGATGTGCCGCGCCTTGTGTCAGTTCAATCATCTCTGATGAAGAGTATGCAGAATTGATTGGCTACGTGCGTTTGTTTTTGCAAGGGAAAGACAATCAGGTCTTGGAAACTCTGGTCCAGAAAATGGAACAAGCGAGTCAGCAACTTAAGTTTGAACAGGCCGCAACATTCCGTGACCAAATTCAGGCTATCCGCCGTGTGCAGGAGCAGCAGTACGTATCTGACGACTCAATGGAAGATATGGATGTACTTGGCTTTGCGCAAGAAAATGGCGTCGCATGTATTCATATTCTGATGATTCGTCAGGGGAAAGTCCTTGGCAGTCGTAGTCATTTTCCAAAGATCCCCAATAACACGGTTAGAGAAGAGGTCTTTTCGAGCTTTTTGAGCCAATACTATCTTGCACACAATGAAGCGAGAACCATTCCAACTCGTTTGATCCTCAATGCTGATTTGATGGAAGACGTTACGCCAATTCAACAAGCTTTGTGTGAAGTAGCGGGGCGAAAGATCCACTTCAATACTAACCCTTCCGGCACCCGGGGTCGCTATCTTAAATTGTCGAACACCAATGCGTTGACGGCGATTACCACCAAGATTAATCATAAGATGACGATTAATCAACGCTTCAAAGAGCTTCAAGATGTCTTGTCTATGGACGTCATCAAGCGCATGGAGTGTTTTGATATCAGTCATACCATGGGTGAGAGCACCATCGCGTCTTGTGTGGTGTTCAATCAAGAAGGGCCCGTAAAGCAGGAATACCGTCGCTACAACATCACGGGTATAACCGGAGGCGATGATTATGCAGCAATGGGGCAGGCGTTAGAGCGTCGTTACTCCAAGCAACTCGATGTGGACAAGATTCCAGACATCATCTTTATCGATGGCGGTAAAGGCCAACTGAACCGTGCTCACGAGATTATCTCTCAATATTGGGGGGATTGGCCTGTTCGACCAAGAATGATGGGTATTGCGAAAGGGGTCACTCGTAAACCTGGTCTTGAAACCTTAATCACTCTAGAAGGTGAAGAGTTTAATCTGCCGACAGATGCGCCGGCTTTACACCTGATTCAGCATATCCGTGATGAGAGCCATAGCCATGCAATTGCCGGTCACCGAGCGAAGCGTGGCAAAACACGTCGTACGAGCGCACTTGAAGGAATTGAAGGGGTAGGGCCGAAGCGTCGCCAAGCACTTCTGAAATATATGGGTGGATTGCAAGAGCTTAAGCGTGCAAGTGTAGAAGAAATAGCCAAAGTGCCGGGCATTAGTCATTCTTTGGCAGAAAACATTTATCAAGCATTGAAACAATAG
- a CDS encoding pyridoxal phosphate-dependent class III aminotransferase: MNTFKGFFMTTAFEVDTNTIAHTFSTSVPVVEGTYDLTPDAILLEQEQNESAVRSYPRRLPIAIKRAYGALVEDTRGQIFLDCLAGAGTLALGYNHPEINQALKAQLDSGLPYQTLDITTQAKETFINRVKAFLPQDFAENSVIQFCGPSGADAVEAAIKLAKQTTGRNTMFAFRGAYHGMTNGTMGMMGNLGTKARRSGLMSDVHFMPFPYNLRCPFGLGGEQGAQASLRYIERLLADDEAGIMKPAAMIVEPVQGEGGVIPAPASWLRGLRRICDEHGILLIFDEIQCGVGKTGHRFAFEESGINPDILCLSKAIGGGLPMSLLVFDKSIDTWKAGEHTGTFRGNQLAMVSGAKALEIIERDNLVEHANIAGQYLRHGLEKLQQRVDCIAEVRGKGLMLGVEIQNPNGEKNSFGEPIADGDLTLKIQRAALERGLMVEKGGREGSVVRFLPPMIITFEQIDFALRVMEEAILAAGGSHVESDSAKSEWKKHFIHTGVGGSDEFEKVLNQTTQAMKSVFEQVDAPYSGLEPKRLEAAINAVDLDNVQGSLIDVVEDTADLVAKNSIFVQHPDCIAHLHTPPLMASVAAESMIAALNQSMDSWDQASAATYVEQKVIDWMCGKYELGADSDGIFTSGGTQSNLMGLLLARDWIADKVDNHSIQKLGLPEYAKKLRILCSKKSHFTVQKSASLLGLGENAVRCVDANDNGTIKTELLERAITELKQEGLIPFAVVGTAGTTDHGAIDDLNSIAQIAQQQQLWFHVDSAYGGALILSSHKARLKGIEKADSVSVDFHKLFYQTISCGALLLKDKQNFKFLLHHADYLNREHDELPNLVDKSIATTKRFDALKVFMTMQSVGQEQLGEMYDHLLAQTLQVSDLIQNHEGFELLAEPALSTVLFRAVNSHVTDLDTFNQTLRLEALTRGVAVLGETVVDGKSALKFTILNPCLDMADFESLIAKIQNLAAELAEQQG, encoded by the coding sequence ATGAATACATTCAAGGGATTTTTTATGACTACCGCCTTTGAAGTCGATACAAATACTATCGCACACACGTTTTCAACTTCAGTCCCTGTTGTTGAAGGCACTTATGATCTTACTCCAGATGCTATCTTGCTTGAACAAGAGCAGAACGAATCGGCAGTGCGCTCTTACCCAAGACGTCTACCGATTGCAATAAAGCGTGCATATGGCGCTCTGGTTGAAGACACGCGTGGACAAATCTTCCTAGATTGTCTTGCTGGAGCAGGAACGTTAGCTCTGGGTTATAACCACCCAGAGATTAACCAAGCACTAAAAGCTCAGTTGGATTCAGGTCTACCTTATCAAACGCTGGATATTACGACTCAAGCCAAAGAGACGTTTATTAATCGCGTTAAAGCATTTTTACCACAGGATTTTGCTGAGAACTCAGTGATTCAATTCTGTGGCCCTTCTGGTGCCGATGCGGTTGAAGCCGCGATAAAATTAGCAAAGCAAACAACAGGTCGTAACACCATGTTTGCGTTCCGTGGTGCTTACCATGGTATGACTAACGGTACGATGGGCATGATGGGTAACTTAGGCACAAAAGCGCGCCGCAGCGGCTTGATGTCTGATGTTCACTTTATGCCATTCCCATACAACCTGCGCTGCCCATTTGGATTAGGTGGCGAGCAAGGTGCCCAAGCAAGCCTTCGTTATATTGAACGTCTACTTGCTGACGATGAAGCAGGCATCATGAAACCTGCAGCAATGATTGTCGAACCTGTTCAGGGCGAGGGCGGTGTAATTCCTGCTCCAGCATCTTGGTTACGTGGTTTAAGACGTATCTGTGATGAACACGGCATCCTACTTATCTTTGATGAAATCCAATGTGGTGTTGGTAAAACTGGACACCGATTCGCATTTGAAGAGTCAGGAATCAATCCAGACATTCTATGTCTATCGAAAGCGATTGGTGGTGGCTTACCAATGTCACTGCTTGTATTCGATAAAAGCATTGATACATGGAAAGCAGGTGAACACACCGGTACTTTCCGTGGTAATCAGCTAGCAATGGTATCTGGCGCGAAAGCACTAGAAATTATCGAGCGAGATAACCTTGTTGAACACGCGAATATTGCGGGTCAATACCTTCGCCACGGTTTAGAAAAGCTTCAGCAACGTGTTGATTGTATTGCTGAAGTTCGTGGTAAAGGCTTGATGTTAGGTGTTGAGATTCAAAACCCTAACGGTGAGAAGAACAGCTTTGGTGAGCCAATTGCTGATGGTGACCTAACCCTTAAAATCCAGCGTGCGGCACTTGAACGCGGCTTGATGGTAGAAAAAGGTGGACGTGAAGGCTCTGTTGTTCGTTTCCTTCCTCCGATGATCATTACTTTCGAACAAATTGATTTTGCTCTGCGCGTGATGGAAGAAGCGATTCTTGCAGCGGGCGGCAGTCATGTCGAAAGTGATAGTGCGAAAAGTGAGTGGAAGAAACACTTCATCCATACTGGCGTAGGTGGTAGCGACGAGTTTGAGAAGGTTTTAAATCAAACCACTCAAGCGATGAAGTCAGTATTTGAGCAAGTCGACGCACCATACTCTGGGCTAGAACCTAAACGACTAGAAGCTGCAATTAATGCGGTGGATCTTGATAACGTTCAAGGTTCATTGATTGATGTGGTGGAAGATACAGCCGACTTAGTTGCTAAAAACTCCATCTTTGTACAACACCCTGACTGTATTGCACATCTACATACTCCGCCATTAATGGCTTCTGTCGCTGCTGAGTCTATGATTGCAGCGCTTAACCAGTCTATGGATTCATGGGATCAAGCATCGGCTGCAACCTATGTTGAGCAAAAGGTCATCGACTGGATGTGTGGCAAGTACGAGCTAGGTGCGGATAGCGATGGTATTTTCACTAGTGGCGGCACTCAAAGTAACCTAATGGGACTGTTGCTAGCACGAGATTGGATCGCCGATAAAGTCGATAACCACTCGATTCAAAAGCTTGGTCTTCCAGAGTATGCGAAAAAGTTGCGTATTCTATGCTCTAAAAAGTCTCACTTCACTGTCCAAAAATCGGCTTCTTTGCTAGGATTAGGCGAGAATGCAGTACGCTGTGTTGATGCTAACGATAACGGTACCATAAAAACGGAACTGCTTGAGCGAGCAATTACTGAGCTGAAACAAGAAGGTTTGATCCCGTTTGCTGTTGTAGGCACGGCAGGAACGACGGATCACGGCGCGATTGATGACCTAAACTCTATTGCTCAGATCGCTCAGCAACAACAGCTTTGGTTCCATGTTGACAGTGCGTACGGTGGTGCTCTTATCTTGAGCAGTCATAAAGCACGTCTTAAGGGCATTGAAAAAGCAGATTCAGTAAGTGTCGACTTCCACAAACTGTTTTATCAAACAATCAGTTGTGGTGCATTGCTGCTTAAAGACAAACAGAACTTCAAGTTCCTACTGCATCATGCTGATTACTTGAACCGTGAGCACGATGAGCTGCCTAACTTAGTTGATAAGTCGATTGCAACAACCAAACGATTTGATGCACTCAAAGTCTTTATGACGATGCAAAGCGTAGGGCAGGAACAATTGGGTGAGATGTATGATCACCTATTGGCACAAACACTTCAGGTCTCCGACCTTATTCAAAACCACGAAGGTTTTGAGCTATTAGCTGAGCCAGCATTGTCGACAGTGCTGTTTAGAGCCGTTAATAGCCATGTCACGGATTTAGACACATTTAACCAAACATTAAGATTAGAGGCATTAACTCGCGGTGTCGCTGTTTTGGGCGAAACTGTGGTTGATGGAAAGAGCGCATTAAAGTTCACCATCCTTAATCCGTGTTTAGATATGGCGGATTTCGAGTCTCTCATTGCAAAAATTCAGAATCTAGCGGCTGAGCTAGCAGAACAACAAGGGTAA
- a CDS encoding carboxynorspermidine synthase has product MAILQIGAGGVGWVVAHKAAQNNDVLGGITIASRTIAKCEKIIESIKGKNNLKDSTKKLEARAVNADDVDALVALIKEVQPDLVINAGPPWVNMAIMEACYQAKVSYLDTSVAVDLCSEGQQVPQAYDWQWGYREKFAEAGITGILGAGFDPGVVSVFAAYAVKHLFDEIDTIDVMDVNAGDHGKKFATNFDPETNMLEIQGDSFYWENEEWKQVPCHSRMLEFDFPNCGSHKVYSMAHDEVRSMKEFIPAKRIEFWMGFGDKYLNYFNCMRDIGLLSPDPLTLHDGTVVQPLHVLKALLPDPTSLAPGYTGLTCIGTWVQGKKDGKERSVFIYNNADHEVAYEDVEHQAISYTTGVPAITAALQFFRGEWADKGVFNMEQLNPDPFLETMPGIGLDWHVQELEAGQGLPVIHELKK; this is encoded by the coding sequence ATGGCAATTCTACAAATTGGTGCAGGCGGCGTAGGTTGGGTTGTTGCACATAAAGCAGCACAGAACAACGACGTACTGGGTGGCATCACTATTGCATCTCGAACTATCGCGAAGTGTGAGAAGATCATCGAATCTATCAAGGGCAAAAACAACCTAAAAGATTCAACTAAGAAACTAGAGGCGCGCGCTGTAAACGCAGATGACGTTGATGCGCTTGTTGCTCTAATTAAAGAAGTTCAGCCAGACCTAGTGATCAACGCGGGTCCTCCGTGGGTAAACATGGCTATCATGGAAGCGTGTTACCAAGCAAAAGTATCTTACCTAGATACATCAGTAGCGGTTGACCTATGTTCTGAAGGTCAGCAGGTACCACAAGCGTACGATTGGCAATGGGGCTACCGTGAGAAGTTTGCAGAAGCAGGCATCACAGGTATTCTTGGCGCTGGTTTCGATCCTGGTGTGGTTTCTGTATTTGCTGCTTACGCGGTTAAACATCTGTTCGATGAGATCGATACTATCGATGTGATGGACGTTAACGCTGGCGACCACGGTAAGAAGTTTGCAACTAACTTCGACCCAGAAACGAACATGCTTGAGATTCAAGGTGATTCTTTCTACTGGGAAAACGAAGAGTGGAAACAGGTTCCTTGTCACTCACGCATGCTAGAGTTTGATTTCCCGAACTGTGGTTCTCACAAAGTATATTCAATGGCACACGATGAAGTTCGCTCAATGAAAGAGTTCATTCCAGCGAAGCGTATCGAGTTCTGGATGGGCTTTGGCGACAAGTACCTAAACTACTTCAACTGCATGCGTGACATCGGTCTACTAAGCCCAGACCCGCTAACATTGCATGATGGTACTGTGGTTCAGCCTCTACACGTACTTAAAGCCTTGCTACCTGACCCAACATCACTAGCGCCGGGCTACACGGGTCTAACGTGTATCGGTACTTGGGTTCAAGGTAAGAAAGATGGCAAAGAGCGTAGCGTATTTATCTACAATAACGCTGACCACGAAGTGGCATACGAAGACGTAGAGCATCAAGCGATCTCTTACACAACTGGTGTTCCTGCTATTACGGCTGCACTTCAGTTCTTCCGTGGCGAGTGGGCAGACAAAGGTGTATTCAACATGGAACAGCTAAATCCAGACCCATTCCTAGAAACTATGCCGGGTATCGGTCTTGACTGGCATGTTCAAGAGCTTGAAGCAGGCCAAGGCCTTCCTGTGATTCATGAGCTGAAAAAATAA